One segment of Pseudomonas pohangensis DNA contains the following:
- the tuf gene encoding elongation factor Tu has product MAKEKFERNKPHVNVGTIGHVDHGKTTLTAALTRVCSEVFGSAKVDFDKIDSAPEEKARGITINTAHVEYDSSVRHYAHVDCPGHADYVKNMITGAAQMDGAILVCSAADGPMPQTREHILLSRQVGVPYIVVFLNKADMVDDAELLELVEMEVRDLLSTYDFPGDDTPIIIGSALMALNGQDDNEMGTTAVKKLVETLDSYIPEPVRAIDKPFLMPIEDVFSISGRGTVVTGRVERGIVKIQEEIEIVGLRPTTKTTCTGVEMFRKLLDEGRAGENCGVLLRGTKRDDVERGQVLAKPGTIKPHTKFESEVYVLSKEEGGRHTPFFKGYRPQFYFRTTDVTGSCELPEGVEMVMPGDNVQMVVTLIKPIAMEDGLRFAIREGGRTVGAGVVAKIIE; this is encoded by the coding sequence GTGGCTAAAGAAAAATTTGAACGTAACAAACCGCACGTCAACGTTGGCACCATTGGTCACGTTGACCATGGTAAAACCACTCTGACTGCAGCGCTGACTCGCGTTTGCTCCGAAGTATTCGGCAGCGCAAAGGTAGACTTCGACAAGATCGATAGCGCACCGGAAGAGAAAGCTCGTGGTATCACCATCAACACTGCGCACGTAGAGTACGACTCGTCTGTTCGTCACTACGCGCACGTTGACTGCCCAGGCCACGCTGACTATGTGAAGAACATGATCACCGGTGCTGCGCAGATGGATGGCGCTATCCTGGTTTGCTCGGCCGCAGATGGTCCGATGCCACAAACCCGTGAGCACATTCTGTTGTCCCGTCAGGTTGGCGTTCCTTACATCGTCGTGTTCCTGAACAAGGCTGACATGGTTGATGATGCCGAGCTCCTGGAGCTGGTGGAAATGGAAGTGCGTGACCTGCTCAGCACTTACGATTTCCCGGGCGACGACACTCCGATCATCATCGGCTCCGCGCTGATGGCGTTGAATGGTCAGGATGACAACGAGATGGGCACCACTGCCGTCAAGAAGCTGGTCGAGACTCTGGATAGCTATATCCCTGAGCCGGTCCGTGCCATCGACAAACCATTCCTGATGCCGATCGAAGACGTATTCTCCATCTCCGGCCGCGGTACCGTGGTAACCGGTCGTGTAGAGCGCGGGATCGTCAAGATCCAGGAAGAAATCGAGATCGTTGGTCTGCGTCCTACCACCAAAACAACCTGTACTGGTGTAGAGATGTTCCGCAAGCTGCTCGACGAAGGTCGTGCTGGCGAGAACTGCGGTGTATTGCTGCGCGGTACCAAGCGTGATGACGTCGAGCGTGGTCAGGTTCTGGCCAAGCCGGGCACCATCAAGCCGCATACCAAGTTCGAGTCGGAAGTGTATGTGCTGTCGAAGGAAGAAGGCGGGCGTCACACACCATTCTTCAAGGGCTATCGCCCGCAGTTCTACTTCCGTACTACCGACGTTACCGGTAGCTGCGAACTGCCGGAAGGCGTTGAGATGGTAATGCCAGGCGACAACGTGCAGATGGTTGTTACCTTGATCAAGCCAATTGCCATGGAAGACGGCCTGCGTTTCGCGATTCGCGAGGGTGGCCGTACCGTTGGTGCTGGCGTGGTAGCCAAGATCATCGAGTAA
- the rpsJ gene encoding 30S ribosomal protein S10, which produces MQNQQIRIRLKAFDHRLIDQSTQEIVETAKRTGAQVRGPIPLPTRKERFTVLVSPHVNKDARDQYEIRTHKRVLDIVQPTDKTVDALMKLDLAAGVEVQISLG; this is translated from the coding sequence ATGCAAAACCAACAAATCAGAATTCGATTGAAGGCTTTTGACCATCGCCTGATCGATCAGTCTACCCAGGAAATCGTGGAAACCGCGAAACGTACTGGTGCTCAGGTGCGTGGGCCGATTCCATTGCCTACTCGCAAGGAGCGTTTCACCGTTCTGGTTTCTCCGCACGTCAACAAAGACGCGCGCGACCAGTACGAAATTCGCACGCACAAGCGTGTACTGGATATCGTTCAGCCCACTGACAAAACTGTCGATGCGCTAATGAAGCTTGATCTTGCAGCTGGTGTGGAAGTGCAGATCAGCCTCGGCTAA
- the rplC gene encoding 50S ribosomal protein L3, translated as MTIGLVGRKCGMTRIFTEEGVSIPVTVIEVEPNRVTQFKSEDTDGYRAIQVTVGERRASRVTKAQAGHFAKAKVAAGRNVMEFRLEDGDYQAGDEVKVELFQAGQMVDVTGQSKGKGFAGTIKRWNFRGQDNTHGNSLSHRVPGSIGQCQTPGRVFKGKKMSGHMGDRRVTVQSLEVVRVDAERNLLLVKGAVPGATGSDVVVRPAAKARG; from the coding sequence ATGACTATTGGTTTAGTCGGTCGTAAGTGCGGTATGACCCGCATTTTTACCGAAGAAGGTGTCTCCATTCCGGTTACGGTCATTGAGGTCGAGCCGAATAGAGTTACACAGTTCAAATCAGAAGATACTGATGGCTATCGCGCTATTCAGGTTACCGTTGGTGAGCGTCGTGCTTCCCGTGTGACCAAGGCGCAGGCGGGTCACTTTGCCAAGGCAAAAGTAGCCGCCGGTCGCAACGTCATGGAGTTCCGTCTTGAAGATGGCGACTACCAGGCTGGCGACGAGGTCAAGGTCGAATTGTTCCAGGCTGGACAGATGGTGGATGTCACCGGTCAGTCCAAGGGTAAAGGCTTTGCCGGTACCATCAAGCGCTGGAACTTCCGTGGCCAAGATAATACCCACGGCAACTCCCTTTCTCACCGCGTTCCGGGTTCGATTGGACAGTGTCAGACCCCAGGTCGGGTTTTCAAGGGCAAGAAAATGTCCGGGCACATGGGCGACAGGCGTGTGACGGTTCAGTCCCTGGAAGTTGTGCGCGTCGATGCAGAACGCAATCTGTTGCTGGTCAAGGGCGCTGTGCCTGGTGCTACCGGTAGCGATGTGGTTGTGCGTCCGGCAGCCAAGGCTCGCGGTTAA
- the rplD gene encoding 50S ribosomal protein L4 — MQLNVNGAPAIEVCERTFGGEFNETLVHQAVVAYMAGGRQGSKQQKTRSDVRGGGKKPWRQKGTGRARAGTIRSPIWRGGGATFAARPQDHEQKLNKKMYRAAMRSILAELARTDRLVVVQDFSVESPKTKALLGKLDGMGLADVLIVSDAIDQNLYLAARNLPHVDVRDVQGSDPVSLIAYDKVLVTVSAVKKFEELLA, encoded by the coding sequence ATGCAACTTAATGTGAATGGCGCTCCGGCTATCGAAGTCTGCGAGCGTACTTTTGGTGGCGAGTTCAATGAAACTTTGGTCCATCAAGCTGTAGTCGCCTATATGGCCGGCGGCCGTCAGGGCAGCAAGCAGCAGAAGACCCGTTCCGATGTGCGTGGTGGTGGTAAGAAGCCATGGCGTCAGAAGGGTACTGGGCGTGCTCGTGCGGGCACGATTCGCAGCCCGATCTGGCGTGGGGGTGGTGCTACCTTTGCGGCGCGTCCACAAGATCACGAGCAAAAGCTGAACAAGAAGATGTATCGCGCAGCAATGCGTTCGATTCTTGCCGAGCTTGCACGTACTGATCGCCTGGTTGTTGTGCAGGACTTTTCGGTGGAATCGCCGAAGACCAAAGCATTGCTGGGCAAGCTTGATGGTATGGGTCTGGCTGATGTGCTGATTGTTTCCGATGCCATCGACCAGAACCTGTATCTGGCTGCGCGTAATCTGCCGCATGTAGATGTTCGTGACGTGCAGGGTTCGGATCCAGTAAGCCTGATCGCTTATGACAAGGTGCTGGTAACCGTGTCTGCCGTGAAGAAATTTGAGGAGCTGCTGGCATGA
- the rplW gene encoding 50S ribosomal protein L23 produces the protein MNQERVFKVLLGPHVSEKATVLADGKSQFVFKVATDATKLEIKRAVESLFSVKVAGICTLNVKGKTKRTARGLGKRNDWKKAYIALQPGQDLDFASSAE, from the coding sequence ATGAACCAGGAACGCGTATTCAAAGTACTGCTAGGTCCGCACGTTTCCGAGAAGGCTACTGTGCTGGCTGACGGTAAAAGCCAATTTGTTTTCAAGGTTGCTACTGATGCAACCAAGCTGGAAATCAAGAGGGCCGTAGAAAGCCTGTTCAGCGTGAAAGTCGCTGGTATTTGCACCTTGAATGTTAAGGGCAAGACCAAGCGTACCGCTCGCGGCCTGGGCAAGCGCAACGACTGGAAGAAGGCGTATATCGCTCTCCAGCCGGGTCAAGATCTCGATTTCGCCAGCAGCGCTGAGTAA
- the rplB gene encoding 50S ribosomal protein L2, with protein sequence MAIVKCKPTSAGRRFVVKVVNKDLHKGAPYAPLLEKKSKTGGRNNNGRITTRHIGGGHKQHYRLVDFRRNDKDGIPATVERIEYDPNRTAHIALLMYADGERRYIIAPKGVSAGDQLIAGSAAPIKAGNCMALRNIPVGSTVHGIEMKPGKGAQIARSAGASAQLVAREGVYVTLRLRSGEMRKILSECRATLGEVSNSEHSLRSLGKAGAKRWRGVRPTVRGVAMNPVDHPHGGGEGRTSGGRHPVSPWGFPTKGAKTRGNKRTDNMIVRRRNK encoded by the coding sequence ATGGCAATCGTTAAATGCAAACCGACTTCCGCTGGCCGCCGTTTCGTGGTCAAGGTTGTCAATAAAGATCTGCACAAGGGCGCACCTTACGCTCCGCTGCTCGAGAAAAAATCGAAAACAGGCGGCCGTAACAACAATGGGCGTATTACTACGCGTCACATTGGTGGTGGTCACAAGCAGCATTATCGTCTGGTAGATTTTCGTCGCAACGACAAGGACGGTATTCCGGCCACTGTCGAGCGCATCGAATATGATCCGAACCGTACCGCACACATCGCTTTGTTGATGTATGCAGACGGCGAGCGTCGCTACATCATCGCGCCAAAAGGCGTAAGTGCTGGCGACCAGTTGATTGCTGGTTCTGCTGCGCCGATCAAAGCCGGTAACTGCATGGCTCTGCGTAATATTCCGGTCGGTTCGACTGTTCACGGAATAGAGATGAAGCCAGGTAAAGGTGCGCAAATTGCGCGCTCAGCAGGTGCTTCGGCTCAGCTGGTTGCGCGTGAAGGTGTCTATGTCACCTTGCGTTTGCGTTCCGGTGAAATGCGCAAAATTCTGTCCGAATGCCGGGCGACCCTGGGTGAAGTCTCGAATTCCGAGCACAGCCTGCGTTCGTTGGGTAAGGCAGGTGCCAAGCGTTGGCGCGGAGTTCGTCCTACCGTTCGCGGTGTGGCAATGAACCCTGTTGATCACCCGCATGGTGGTGGTGAAGGTCGTACGTCGGGTGGTCGTCATCCGGTGTCTCCATGGGGCTTCCCGACTAAGGGCGCGAAGACTCGTGGTAACAAGCGTACTGACAACATGATCGTCCGTCGTCGCAATAAATAA
- the rpsS gene encoding 30S ribosomal protein S19 encodes MPRSLKKGPFIDLHLMKKVEVAVEKNDRKPVKTWSRRSMILPQMVGLTIAVHNGRQHVPVLVNEDMVGHKLGEFAATRTYRGHVADKKAKR; translated from the coding sequence GTGCCACGTTCTCTGAAAAAAGGTCCTTTTATCGATCTTCACCTAATGAAGAAGGTCGAAGTTGCGGTTGAAAAGAATGATCGCAAGCCAGTGAAAACCTGGTCGCGTCGCTCGATGATTCTGCCGCAGATGGTCGGTCTGACCATCGCCGTGCATAACGGTCGTCAACATGTCCCGGTTCTGGTGAACGAAGACATGGTCGGCCACAAACTCGGCGAGTTCGCTGCTACCCGCACTTATCGTGGGCATGTGGCTGACAAGAAAGCCAAGCGTTAA
- the rplV gene encoding 50S ribosomal protein L22, producing MEVAAKLSGARISAQKARLVADQIRGKKVGEALNLLAFSSKKAAEIMKKVLESAVANAEHNEGADVDDLKVSTVFVNEGRSLKRIMPRAKGRADRIVKRSCHITVKVADK from the coding sequence ATGGAAGTAGCCGCTAAGTTGTCGGGCGCTCGCATATCTGCCCAGAAAGCCCGCTTGGTCGCAGACCAGATTCGCGGGAAAAAGGTGGGTGAAGCGCTCAATCTTCTGGCTTTCAGCAGTAAGAAAGCCGCGGAGATAATGAAGAAAGTGCTGGAGTCGGCTGTGGCCAACGCTGAGCACAACGAAGGCGCGGATGTGGATGACCTCAAGGTTTCCACAGTCTTCGTAAACGAGGGGCGTTCGCTGAAGCGCATCATGCCGCGTGCCAAAGGCCGCGCTGATCGCATCGTCAAGCGGTCTTGCCATATTACTGTCAAGGTTGCCGACAAGTAA
- the rpsC gene encoding 30S ribosomal protein S3, with amino-acid sequence MGQKVHPTGIRLGIVKDHTSVWYASGRTYADYLFADLMVREYLQDKLKNASVSRIDIARPAQTAKITIHTARPGIVIGKKGEDVEKLRQDLTKKMGVPVHINIEEIRKPELDGLLVAQSVAQQLERRVMFRRAMKRAVQNAMRIGAKGVKIQVSGRLGGAEIARTEWYREGRVPLHTLRADIDYATYEAHTTYGVIGVKVWIFKGEVIGGLREELKPLAPAPRKKAAR; translated from the coding sequence ATGGGTCAGAAAGTACATCCCACTGGCATACGCCTGGGAATCGTCAAGGATCACACCTCCGTCTGGTACGCCAGCGGTCGGACTTATGCGGACTATTTGTTTGCAGATCTGATGGTGCGTGAATATCTCCAAGACAAATTAAAAAACGCGTCCGTTAGCCGTATCGACATTGCTCGTCCGGCTCAAACCGCAAAGATCACCATTCACACTGCTCGTCCCGGCATCGTAATCGGGAAGAAAGGTGAGGATGTTGAAAAACTGCGTCAGGACCTGACCAAGAAAATGGGTGTGCCCGTGCACATCAACATCGAAGAGATCCGCAAGCCGGAACTCGACGGTCTGCTGGTAGCCCAGAGCGTGGCTCAGCAGCTGGAACGCCGTGTAATGTTCCGTCGCGCTATGAAGCGCGCAGTACAGAACGCGATGCGTATTGGCGCTAAAGGCGTCAAGATCCAGGTAAGCGGTCGTCTTGGTGGTGCCGAAATTGCTCGTACCGAGTGGTATCGCGAAGGTCGTGTACCTTTGCACACTCTGCGTGCTGACATTGACTATGCAACTTACGAAGCGCACACCACTTACGGTGTGATTGGCGTAAAGGTATGGATCTTCAAGGGCGAGGTCATCGGTGGCCTGCGTGAAGAACTGAAACCTTTGGCGCCTGCGCCTCGCAAGAAAGCCGCCAGGTAA
- the rplP gene encoding 50S ribosomal protein L16: MLQPKRTKFRKQMTGHNRGLAQRGSKVSFGEFALKAVARGRLTARQIESARRALTRHVKRGGKIWIRVFPDKPVTKKPLEVRMGKGKGSVEYWVCQIQPGKVLYEIEGVSEELAREAFALAAAKLPLATSFVKRTVM, from the coding sequence ATGTTGCAACCAAAGCGTACAAAATTCCGCAAGCAGATGACTGGTCACAACCGTGGCCTGGCTCAGCGCGGTAGCAAAGTCAGCTTCGGCGAGTTTGCTTTGAAAGCAGTTGCCCGTGGTCGACTGACCGCACGCCAGATTGAGTCGGCACGTCGTGCCCTGACTCGTCACGTAAAACGTGGCGGTAAAATCTGGATTCGTGTTTTCCCGGACAAGCCAGTTACCAAGAAGCCTCTCGAAGTACGTATGGGTAAAGGTAAAGGTAGTGTTGAATACTGGGTATGCCAGATTCAGCCAGGCAAAGTCCTTTACGAGATCGAGGGTGTTTCCGAGGAGCTGGCGCGTGAAGCATTTGCTCTGGCTGCTGCAAAGCTGCCTCTCGCCACCTCCTTTGTTAAGCGGACGGTGATGTGA
- the rpmC gene encoding 50S ribosomal protein L29, translating into MKASELRGKTAQQLNEQLLGLLRDQFNLRMQKATGQLGQSHLLLQVKRDISRVKTVLNQQAGK; encoded by the coding sequence ATGAAAGCGAGTGAACTTCGTGGAAAAACAGCACAGCAGTTGAACGAGCAATTGCTCGGTCTGCTGCGCGACCAGTTCAATCTGCGTATGCAGAAAGCAACTGGCCAGTTGGGGCAGTCTCACCTGCTCTTGCAAGTTAAGCGCGACATTTCTCGCGTGAAGACTGTGCTCAACCAGCAGGCAGGTAAGTAA
- the rpsQ gene encoding 30S ribosomal protein S17 produces the protein MGEAQIDVRTLTGRVVSDKMDKTITVKIERRVKHPIYGKYVKRSTKLHAHDESNQCRIGDLVTIRETRPLAKTKAWALVAVVERAVEV, from the coding sequence ATGGGTGAAGCTCAGATTGATGTCCGTACGCTGACAGGCCGTGTCGTCAGCGACAAAATGGACAAAACCATCACCGTTAAGATCGAGCGTCGCGTTAAGCACCCGATCTACGGTAAGTACGTGAAGCGTTCGACCAAGTTGCACGCACACGACGAAAGTAACCAGTGCCGCATTGGTGATCTTGTCACCATTCGCGAGACCCGTCCGCTGGCTAAGACCAAGGCTTGGGCCTTGGTTGCAGTCGTCGAGCGCGCTGTTGAAGTTTGA
- the rplN gene encoding 50S ribosomal protein L14: protein MIQTQSMLDVADNSGARRVMCIKVLGGSHRRYAGIGDIIKVTVKEAIPRGKVKKGQVMTAVVVRTRHGVRRPDGSIIRFDGNAAVLLNNKQEPIGTRIFGPVTRELRSEKFMKIVSLAPEVL, encoded by the coding sequence ATGATTCAGACTCAATCCATGCTCGATGTGGCCGATAACAGCGGTGCACGCCGTGTCATGTGTATCAAAGTCCTGGGTGGTTCCCATCGCCGCTATGCCGGCATTGGTGACATCATCAAGGTTACCGTGAAGGAAGCAATTCCGCGCGGCAAGGTAAAAAAAGGTCAGGTAATGACCGCAGTTGTGGTACGTACCCGTCACGGTGTGCGTCGCCCGGACGGCTCCATTATCCGTTTCGACGGTAACGCTGCTGTTCTGCTGAACAACAAGCAAGAGCCGATCGGCACCCGCATTTTCGGGCCGGTGACGCGTGAACTTCGCTCTGAGAAGTTCATGAAGATCGTATCGCTCGCCCCCGAAGTGCTGTAA
- the rplX gene encoding 50S ribosomal protein L24 yields MQKIRRDDEIIVIAGKDKGKRGKVLKVLADDRLVVGGINIVKRHTKPNPMSGVQGGIVEKEAPLNVSNVAIFNGETNKADRVGFKVEEGKKIRVFKSTQKAVDA; encoded by the coding sequence ATGCAAAAGATTCGTCGTGACGACGAGATCATCGTCATCGCCGGCAAGGATAAAGGTAAGCGCGGTAAGGTGCTGAAGGTGCTCGCTGATGACCGTCTGGTCGTTGGCGGGATCAACATCGTCAAGCGTCATACCAAGCCTAACCCCATGTCAGGTGTACAAGGCGGTATCGTCGAGAAAGAGGCGCCATTGAACGTCTCTAACGTCGCCATTTTCAACGGCGAAACCAACAAGGCAGATCGTGTTGGTTTCAAAGTAGAAGAAGGCAAGAAAATTCGTGTCTTCAAGTCGACCCAAAAAGCGGTTGATGCTTGA
- the rplE gene encoding 50S ribosomal protein L5, which translates to MARLKEIYRKELAPKLKEELKLGNVMEVPRVTKITLNMGIGEAIGDKKIIEHAVADIEKITGQKAVVTYARKSIAGFKVREGWPIGVKVTLRRDRMYEFLDRLLAISLPRVRDFRGLNAKSFDGRGNYSMGVKEQIIFPEIDYDKIDALRGLDITLTTTARNDDEGRALLRAFKFPFRN; encoded by the coding sequence ATGGCACGACTAAAAGAGATTTACCGGAAAGAACTCGCACCCAAGCTGAAAGAAGAGCTGAAGCTTGGCAATGTGATGGAAGTTCCGCGCGTTACAAAAATTACACTCAACATGGGTATTGGCGAAGCAATCGGCGATAAGAAAATTATCGAGCATGCCGTAGCTGATATCGAGAAGATCACCGGCCAGAAAGCTGTAGTGACCTATGCCCGCAAGTCAATTGCAGGCTTCAAGGTTCGTGAAGGTTGGCCGATTGGCGTAAAAGTAACTTTGCGCCGTGATCGTATGTATGAGTTCCTGGACCGTCTGTTGGCGATCTCCCTTCCGCGGGTGCGTGACTTCCGCGGGCTGAATGCCAAGTCCTTCGATGGCCGTGGCAACTACAGCATGGGCGTGAAAGAGCAGATCATTTTCCCGGAAATCGATTACGACAAGATTGATGCACTACGTGGTCTGGATATTACTCTTACCACTACTGCGCGTAACGATGACGAAGGTCGCGCTCTGCTGCGTGCCTTTAAATTCCCGTTCCGTAACTGA
- the rpsN gene encoding 30S ribosomal protein S14: MAKMSMKNRELKRQLTVAKFAKKRAELKATIANPNTSPEARWEAQVALQKQPRDASKSRLRNRCRITGRPHGVYRKFGLGRNKLREAAMRGDVPGLVKASW; this comes from the coding sequence ATGGCCAAAATGAGCATGAAAAACCGCGAGCTGAAGCGTCAGCTCACGGTAGCAAAGTTCGCTAAAAAGCGTGCCGAGCTGAAAGCTACCATCGCCAATCCGAATACCTCTCCGGAAGCGCGCTGGGAAGCTCAGGTAGCACTGCAAAAGCAACCACGCGATGCGAGCAAGTCTCGTCTGCGCAACCGTTGCCGCATCACTGGTCGCCCACATGGGGTTTACCGCAAGTTCGGCCTTGGCCGTAACAAGCTGCGTGAAGCCGCTATGCGTGGTGATGTCCCAGGCCTGGTAAAAGCCAGCTGGTAA
- the rpsH gene encoding 30S ribosomal protein S8, with protein sequence MSMQDPLADMLTRIRNAQMAEKSVVSMPSSKLKVAVANVLSNEGYISGYQVTSEAKPLLSIELKYFEGRPVIEEIKRASRPGLRQYKSVDQLPKVRGGLGVSIVSTNKGVMTDRSARAAGVGGEVLCTVF encoded by the coding sequence ATGAGTATGCAGGACCCGTTAGCGGACATGCTAACTCGTATCCGTAATGCCCAGATGGCTGAAAAGTCCGTCGTAAGCATGCCGTCTTCCAAGCTGAAGGTGGCTGTAGCAAACGTTCTGAGTAACGAAGGCTATATTTCGGGGTACCAGGTGACCAGCGAAGCCAAACCGCTGCTGTCCATCGAGCTTAAGTATTTCGAAGGCCGTCCGGTTATCGAAGAAATTAAGCGCGCCAGTCGTCCTGGCTTGCGCCAGTACAAATCCGTCGATCAGCTGCCAAAAGTACGTGGTGGTCTGGGCGTTTCGATTGTCTCCACCAACAAGGGTGTGATGACTGATCGTTCGGCCCGCGCCGCTGGCGTTGGTGGCGAAGTGCTCTGCACAGTGTTCTAA
- the rplF gene encoding 50S ribosomal protein L6 — translation MSRVAKNPVKLPAGVEIKIAGQQLSVKGAKGALELNVHPSVEVTQESDELRFAARNGDVQNRAMAGTTRALVNNMVVGVSQGFERKLQLVGVGYKAQAKGQVLSLALGFSHPVDYELPQGVTAETPSQTDILIKGVDKQLVGQVAAEIRDFRPPEPYKGKGVRYSDEVVRRKEAKKK, via the coding sequence ATGTCTCGTGTTGCTAAAAACCCCGTCAAGCTGCCTGCCGGCGTTGAAATAAAGATTGCAGGCCAGCAGCTTTCGGTAAAGGGCGCAAAGGGCGCTCTCGAACTGAATGTTCACCCGTCCGTTGAAGTGACTCAGGAATCTGATGAGCTGCGTTTTGCTGCGCGTAATGGCGATGTGCAGAACCGTGCAATGGCCGGAACCACGCGCGCACTCGTAAACAACATGGTAGTCGGCGTCAGCCAGGGCTTCGAGCGTAAGCTCCAGCTGGTAGGTGTCGGTTACAAGGCGCAGGCCAAGGGTCAGGTGTTGTCGCTTGCTCTCGGTTTCTCGCACCCGGTTGATTATGAATTGCCGCAAGGTGTTACCGCTGAGACGCCAAGCCAGACCGATATCCTGATCAAGGGTGTCGATAAGCAACTGGTTGGTCAAGTGGCTGCCGAGATCCGCGATTTCCGTCCGCCAGAGCCTTACAAGGGCAAAGGTGTTCGGTATTCGGATGAAGTCGTCCGCCGTAAAGAAGCTAAGAAGAAGTAG
- the rplR gene encoding 50S ribosomal protein L18 has product MSVKKETRLRRARKARLKMHELQAIRLCVYRSSQHMYAQVITADGGKVLASASTLDKELRDVATGNVDAAKKVGQLVAERAKAAGVTQVAFDRSGFKYHGRVKALAEAAREGGLEF; this is encoded by the coding sequence ATGAGCGTAAAGAAAGAAACTCGTCTGCGTCGTGCTCGCAAGGCACGCCTGAAAATGCACGAGCTGCAAGCCATACGCCTTTGCGTGTATCGCTCTTCGCAGCACATGTACGCGCAGGTCATTACGGCCGATGGCGGAAAAGTCCTGGCAAGTGCTTCGACTTTGGACAAAGAACTGCGTGATGTTGCTACAGGCAACGTGGACGCGGCCAAGAAGGTTGGTCAATTGGTGGCAGAGCGTGCGAAAGCTGCAGGCGTTACTCAGGTAGCGTTTGATCGTTCTGGCTTCAAGTACCACGGCCGCGTTAAGGCGCTGGCTGAAGCTGCTCGTGAAGGCGGGCTGGAGTTCTAA
- the rpsE gene encoding 30S ribosomal protein S5 yields the protein MANNEQKRDEGYIEKLIQVNRVAKTVKGGRIFTFTALTVVGDGKGRVGFGRGKSREVPAAIQKAMEAARRNMIQVDLNGTTLQYAIKSNHGASKVYMQPASDGTGVIAGGAMRAVLEVAGVHNVLAKCYGSTNPVNVVYATFKGLKHMQSPESIAAKRGKSVEEIL from the coding sequence ATGGCAAATAACGAGCAAAAGCGCGACGAAGGTTACATCGAGAAGCTGATTCAGGTGAACCGCGTTGCCAAAACCGTTAAAGGTGGCCGTATCTTCACTTTCACAGCGTTGACTGTTGTGGGTGATGGAAAGGGTCGGGTTGGATTCGGTCGTGGCAAATCGCGTGAAGTGCCTGCGGCTATCCAGAAAGCGATGGAAGCAGCGCGTCGCAATATGATCCAGGTAGATTTGAATGGCACTACTTTGCAGTACGCCATCAAGTCCAACCATGGTGCTTCCAAGGTTTACATGCAGCCTGCTTCCGACGGTACCGGTGTGATTGCCGGTGGTGCAATGCGCGCCGTTCTGGAAGTGGCCGGTGTCCACAACGTTCTGGCCAAGTGCTACGGTTCGACCAATCCAGTGAACGTGGTTTATGCCACTTTCAAGGGTTTGAAGCACATGCAGTCGCCTGAAAGCATTGCAGCCAAGCGCGGCAAGAGCGTAGAGGAGATCCTCTGA
- the rpmD gene encoding 50S ribosomal protein L30, producing MATVKVTLIKSVSGRLANHKACVKGLGLRRIGHSVEVQDTPENRGMMNKAYYLLRVEG from the coding sequence ATCGCAACCGTAAAAGTAACGCTGATTAAAAGCGTAAGTGGTCGTTTGGCCAATCATAAAGCTTGCGTCAAGGGTCTTGGCCTGCGTCGCATTGGTCATAGCGTTGAGGTTCAGGATACGCCTGAAAATCGCGGCATGATGAACAAGGCTTACTACTTGCTCCGTGTGGAGGGTTAA